A stretch of DNA from Actinomycetes bacterium:
CGGTCGCGGCGGTGTGGGCGTCGACGGGCCGGGTCAGCCCCTGGGACGCCGCCCGCTCGACGTTGCGGGCGATCCGGGCCACGAACTGGCGCCGCACCTCGTCGAGCACGCGCCCGAGCTCGGGGTCGCCCATGGACGCCTCGGTCCACAGGGCGATCAGGTCGGCGTCGGCGTCGTACAGGTCGGCCAGCCCCGACAGCACCGACTTGAGGCTGGCCCGTACGTCCCCCACGCCCCAGGGCCGCTCGGCCAGCGCGACCAGGGTGGCCGCGTTCTCGTGGATGAGGGCGGCCAGCGCGGCCCGCTTGTTCGGGAAGTAGGCGTAGAAGGTGCCGTGCCCCACCCCGGCCCGGCTCACGATGTCCTCCACCCTGGCCTTGCCGTAGCCAAGGTCGGCGAAGGCCTGCCTGGCGGCGGCCAGCAGCTTCGCTCTGGTCTCGGGAGCGCTCGGCATCTCGAGCGAAAGGATATCCGACTCGTAACCGGCGAAGCCCTTCTACAATCGAGTCCTCGAACGCAGCGGAAAGGAGCCGGGCCGGTGGCAACGACGCGCCCCGACACGGGTGGCATGGCTGACCTCGCAGGATCCTTCGACAAGATCCGGGCCAACATCGAGCGGGTGATCGAGGGCAAGCCCGAGGTCGTCCGGCTCGCGCTGATCGCGCTCATGGCCGAGGGGCACCTGCTGATCGAGGACGTCCCCGGTGTGGGCAAGACCATGCTGGCCAAGGCCCTGGCCCGCTCGATCGACTGCTCGGTGCGGCGCATCCAGTTCACGCCCGACCTGCTGCCGTCGGACGTGACCGGGGTCAGCGTCTACAACCAGGAGCGGGGTGACTTCGAGTTCAAGCCAGGGGCGATCTTCGCCAACGTCGTGCTCGGCGACGAGATCAACCGGGCCTCGCCCAAGACCCAGAGCGCGATGCTCGAGTCCATGGAGGAGCGCCAGGTCACCATGGACGGGGTGACCTACCAGCTCGGGGTGCCGTTCATGGTCATCGCGACCCAGAACCCCATCGAGCACGAGGGCACCTACCCGCTGCCCGAGGCCCAGCGCGACCGGTTCATGCTGCAGCTCTCGATCGGCTACCCGACCCGCGAGGCCGAGATCGACATCCTGAACACCCACGGCCGCGCTTCGACCCTGAACGACATCTCGCCCGTGGCCGACGCCCCCACGATCGCCGGGATGATCGAGGCCTGCCGGACCGTGCACGTGGCCGACAGCCTCAAGAAGTACATCGTCGACCTCTGCCGGGCCACCCGGGACCACGGCGACCTCGCCCTCGGCGCGAGCCCCCGGGCCGCGCTCGCCCTGCTGCGGGCGGCCAGGGCGGCGGCCGCCTCCGACGGTCGCGACTACGTCGTGCCCGACGACATCAAGGCGCTGGTCGTGCCGGTGCTCGCCCACCGCCTCATCCTCGCCCCCGAGGCCCAGATGGTCGGGCGGGACACCGCCGACGTGCTCGCCGACCTGCTGGAGTTCGTGCCCATCCCCATCCGCGGGCGCGGCCAGGGCTGAGCCGATGGGCTGGCGGACCTTCACCCCGCGGGCGTTCGGGTTCGCCGCCGCCGCGCTCGCCCTGTGGATCGCGGGGCTGCTCACCGGCGTGCCCG
This window harbors:
- a CDS encoding helix-turn-helix domain-containing protein, which produces MPSAPETRAKLLAAARQAFADLGYGKARVEDIVSRAGVGHGTFYAYFPNKRAALAALIHENAATLVALAERPWGVGDVRASLKSVLSGLADLYDADADLIALWTEASMGDPELGRVLDEVRRQFVARIARNVERAASQGLTRPVDAHTAATALAAMAEQTMFLRAVRAEPLDRDLTVETLADLWYHALYVDRRD
- a CDS encoding MoxR family ATPase; this translates as MADLAGSFDKIRANIERVIEGKPEVVRLALIALMAEGHLLIEDVPGVGKTMLAKALARSIDCSVRRIQFTPDLLPSDVTGVSVYNQERGDFEFKPGAIFANVVLGDEINRASPKTQSAMLESMEERQVTMDGVTYQLGVPFMVIATQNPIEHEGTYPLPEAQRDRFMLQLSIGYPTREAEIDILNTHGRASTLNDISPVADAPTIAGMIEACRTVHVADSLKKYIVDLCRATRDHGDLALGASPRAALALLRAARAAAASDGRDYVVPDDIKALVVPVLAHRLILAPEAQMVGRDTADVLADLLEFVPIPIRGRGQG